In Sphaerisporangium krabiense, the DNA window CGCCGCCTCCGGCGTCGCGGCGTGCGGGCGCCTTTGAGCCGGTGCTCTTCCGTCGTCGGTCGGAAGGGGGATCGTTCCTCACCCCCTTCCTCCCTCCTCCTCCAGAGCACCGGCGCGCCCGCACGAGGGCCGGTTGTTCTCAGGGGTCTTCAGGCTGTCGTTCTACGCGGCGGCGGGGAAGGGGGCGCCTATCAGGGTCGTGTAGATGATGATGTTGTCGAGGTATTCGTGGGTCTTGCGGTCGAAGGTGCCGCCGCAGGTGACCAGGCGGAGGCCGTCGTCGGCGTAGACGCGTTCGGCGGGGAAGCGGTCCTTGGCGACCTGTTCGATGGCGTTGACGCGGTACTGGGCGGTCCTGCCGTCGCTGCGTCGGACCTTGACGATCGCGCCCTTCTTGAGCTCGCGCAGGCGGTAGAAGACGGCGGGGGCCGTCTTGGTGTCCACATGGCCGATGATCACCGAGGGGCCCGCGTCGCCGGGGACGACGCTCTGGTCGAACCAGCCCGCCGTGGACGGCTTCTCGAACGGCGGCAGCTCGACCTCTCCGTCGTCGGCGAGGCCCAGTTTCATGAGGGGGGCCTTCAGGCCGAGGGAGGGGATGTCGAGGCGCTCGGGGACGGCGGTCTTGATCCGGCGCGGCTCGGACTCGCGTCCGGGGCCGCCGGTGATCGCGTACAGGACGGCGCCGGTGACGACCCCGGCGACCACGATCCTCAGCCACTTGGGGGTGTCGGCCATGGGGGGAGCGCGGGCGGGACGGTCAGCGGGTCCGGGACCTGTGCCGCGCCAGCGCCACGCCGCCGCCGAGCGCCCCGAGCAGCACCACCACGGTCACCGCCGTGGGAATGCCGCCCGGCTCGTCCGTCGCGCCCGCGGCCGTGCCGCCGCCCCCGGCCCGCGGCGCCCTGGTGGGCACGACGCGGGTCCTGGTGGGGGCGGGCTCTGAGCGCTTGGCGGTGAGGGTGAACGTGGCCTTGCCGGTGTCGTTGGTGCCGTCGCACTTGACGTCGACCTCGTAGCGGCCGGGCCGGGCGTCCTCGTCGACGAGGGCGAAGCCGTGGACCTCCGGCGAGGGGGCCGCCGTGGTGACCGGGGTGGAGGACGCCGCGGGAGTGGACAGCGGCGGCTGGGTCAGCGTGACCACGCCGGTGAAGGAGTTGGACCGCGCCGTCGCCCGGTAGTCGGTGCCGCCCTGCGGAACGGGGCAGAAGGCGCGGACGCGGACCGAGCGCGTCGCCCCGCTCTGCACCTTGCTCGGCACGATCTGGACGCGGATGTCCTGCCTGCTCAGCGTGGGCGCAGGGGTGGGATCGGCCGTCCCTCCGGTCTGGGCCGAGGCGGTGCACGCGACGCCGCCCAAGAGAAGGAACGCACCCGACACCGCGACCCGCCCGACCCTGTGCACCGTCGCACTCCACTTCGCCGTACGATCCGACCCCGCCCGACACGACCACACCTGGGCTTTACCCAACCTGGCATACCCAGAAATGACAGGCCAACCCATTGGAACGATCTTCATTCCGATGATTCACAGGAACTCAGGAGTGCGTCAAGGGAGGCAAGATTACCGGTCTAGATCGGAGAAAGGCGGCCGATCGCCTCGTTCCACCGCGACCCGACCGCGCGCAGCTCGACGACGCGCTCCTCGCCCGCGTCGGCGCGCCGGATCGCGATCTCCAGACGGTCCTCGGCGAGCCCCTCCACCAGGCCCTCGCCCCACTCCACGACGGTCACCGAGTCCTCCAGGGAGGCGTCCAGGTCGAGGTCGTCGACCTCCAGCGCGCCGCCGAGGCGGTAGGCGTCCGCGTGGACCAGGGCCGGGCCGCCGGCGAGCGAGGGGTGGACGCGGGCGATCACGAACGTCGGCGAGGTGATCGGCCCGCGCACCTTGAGCCCCTCGGCGACGCCCTGGACGAAGGTGGTCTTGCCCGCGCCGAGCGGGCCGGACAGCACGACCAGGTCGCCGGGGCCGAACAGGCGCGCGACCTCCTCCCCCAGCGCGCGCATGTCCTCGGTCGTGGGCACGTCTCTGGTCACGTGTCTGGTCACCTGGTTCATACGGCCTCTCCCATCGCGTCTCCGGCGCCGGCCTCCAGGGCTCGCTCGACCAGCCGGGCGATCGCCCCGGTCACGGTCTCGGGCTCCTCCAGCAGTACCAGATGGGAGGCGCCCTCGATCTCGGTGAGCCGCGCGGTGGGCAGGCTCGCGTGGATGGCCCTGCTGTGCTCGGTCGGGGTGAGCCAGTCCTTGTCGCCGACGATGATCTCGGTGGGCACCTTGTCCAGCACGCCGAGGGCGGACAGCTTGTCGTGGGACATCAGCGCCGGGTAGAAGTCGGCGATGACGTCCGTGGGGGTGGAGCGGATCATGGACTCCGCGAAGTCGACCACGGTGGGGCTGATCTTGGTCGCGTCGCCGAACCCCAGGTAGCGCAGCACCAGGAACGACACGTCGCTGCCCGCCTGTCTGCCCTTGTCGATCAGCGCCGCGCGCCGTCCGAGCAGGGTGACCGCGGGCGCGGCGGCGCGGTGGACGACCTTGGAGAACAGGGCGGGCAGGCCCAGGGTGAGCTCGGCGAGCTTGCCCGCGGAGGTGGAGATCAGCGCCACGCCGCGCACCTTGTCCCCGAACAGCTCGGGGTGCCGTTCGGCCAGCGCCATCACCGTCATGCCGCCCATGGAGTGCCCGACGAGCACGCACGGGCCCGGCACCAGCGTCTTCAGCACCTCGGCCAGATCGGCGCCGAGGCGGTCGATCGTGCAGTCCTCGGCGGGGGTGCGGGTGGAACGGCCGTGGCAGCGCTGGTCCCAGAACACCAGCCGGTGGGTGTCGCGCAGGTCGCGCCGCTGGTAGTGCCAGGAGTCGAGGTTGAGGGTG includes these proteins:
- a CDS encoding class F sortase → MADTPKWLRIVVAGVVTGAVLYAITGGPGRESEPRRIKTAVPERLDIPSLGLKAPLMKLGLADDGEVELPPFEKPSTAGWFDQSVVPGDAGPSVIIGHVDTKTAPAVFYRLRELKKGAIVKVRRSDGRTAQYRVNAIEQVAKDRFPAERVYADDGLRLVTCGGTFDRKTHEYLDNIIIYTTLIGAPFPAAA
- a CDS encoding alpha/beta fold hydrolase, which gives rise to MPTRRRVGIAGAVVGAASAGVAAAALAKRYAVGRIRLRPDLEASEPFGELRGRPVTVRTSDGVELYAEVDGPEDAPLTIVFCHGYTLNLDSWHYQRRDLRDTHRLVFWDQRCHGRSTRTPAEDCTIDRLGADLAEVLKTLVPGPCVLVGHSMGGMTVMALAERHPELFGDKVRGVALISTSAGKLAELTLGLPALFSKVVHRAAAPAVTLLGRRAALIDKGRQAGSDVSFLVLRYLGFGDATKISPTVVDFAESMIRSTPTDVIADFYPALMSHDKLSALGVLDKVPTEIIVGDKDWLTPTEHSRAIHASLPTARLTEIEGASHLVLLEEPETVTGAIARLVERALEAGAGDAMGEAV
- the tsaE gene encoding tRNA (adenosine(37)-N6)-threonylcarbamoyltransferase complex ATPase subunit type 1 TsaE produces the protein MNQVTRHVTRDVPTTEDMRALGEEVARLFGPGDLVVLSGPLGAGKTTFVQGVAEGLKVRGPITSPTFVIARVHPSLAGGPALVHADAYRLGGALEVDDLDLDASLEDSVTVVEWGEGLVEGLAEDRLEIAIRRADAGEERVVELRAVGSRWNEAIGRLSPI